The DNA sequence CCTCCGATCACGCATACGTCTCCTTCCGGCTCTATTTCATGCTCCAGAACTGCGTTGGCCTGACAGACCATTTTCTTTTCACTCCCCGGAAGCTTAAGCGCAACAGGAGCCGATCCGATGGCCGCAATCACGGCATCCGGTTTTTCTTCCTGAATAAGCTCTGCGGTGAGCGGCGTATGGCAGCGAACCTCCACACCGGACCGTTCCACCAGCCGCCCAAAGGAGACGGCTGCCTGCTTCATCTCCGCTTTTCCCGGAGCCTGG is a window from the Anaerotignum faecicola genome containing:
- a CDS encoding FAD-dependent oxidoreductase; the protein is MERSGVEVRCHTPLTAELIQEEKPDAVIAAIGSAPVALKLPGSEKKMVCQANAVLEHEIEPEGDVCVIGGGLVGLETADALAAAGHAVKVLEMKEKAGEDLGMLRKLAVMQKLGGE